A genomic segment from Pelobates fuscus isolate aPelFus1 chromosome 7, aPelFus1.pri, whole genome shotgun sequence encodes:
- the LOC134569310 gene encoding uncharacterized protein LOC134569310: MCQQATHELLHILWKAGYKLSRKKAQLCQSTVKYLGFHISEGQRTMGPERKEAVCRIPVPKNRRQVREFLGAAGFCRIWIPNYAILAKPLYEAVKGTEHDPFLWTTEQQKSFEEIKKALMSVPALVLPDHSPFLSVCI, translated from the coding sequence ATGTGTCAACAAGCAACTCATGAACTTCTTCATATCctatggaaggcaggatacaagttATCTAGGAAGAAGGCACAACTGTGTCAGTCAACTGTCAAATATTTAGGATTCCATATTTCAGAGGGTCAAAGAACAATGGgacctgaaagaaaagaagctgtatgccgcATACCCGTAccaaagaatagaagacaagttcgAGAATTCTTGGGAGCAGCTggattctgtaggatatggattcctaactatgcgatactggcaaaaccactGTATGAAGCTGTAAAAGGCACAGAAcatgatcccttcctgtggactacAGAGCAACAGAAGTCATTTGAGGAAATCAAGAAAGCACTCATGAGTGTCCCAGCCCTCGTCCTACCAGACCACTCGCCCTTTCTTTCTGTATGTATATGA